A window of Methylomonas sp. 11b genomic DNA:
GCGACCAGAACAAGATTACTCATAAATAAAGCGTTGATTACAGCGGAATGGCCATTATACCGGGAATCCGCACCTTTGCTCGATGTGTGATGGCACCGCCGGGCGCGCGCTAATCCGGCGGGCCAGGCAGGCGTTCGACATTGGCGGCCATATGCATGGGATAAAGCGCCGGTCCGAATTGAGTAAAAATCGCTACGTCCGCCGCGTCGTGGCCGTAAGCGACGATGACCCTACCGCCGCACGGTTCGGCTTGGGTCGGGTCGAAGGTATACCATCGACCGCCCACATAAGCCTCGAACCAGGCGTGAAAATCCATCGGCTGCAAGCCGTATAGATAACCCACCACCATCCGTGCCGGAATGCATAAGGCCCGGCACAGAGCGATGCCCAAATGGGCAAGTTCGCGGCAGACGCCTTCGCCGGCCATATTGGTTTCGACTGCCGACAGCTGGAAATGCGGCGAGTCCGGATTGAAACGGATATTGTCGCGCAGCCAGCGGTGCAGCGTCGCGACTTGGTCGTAACCCGGTAAGGCATCGGCGACGATTTCCTGGGCTAGATCGATAAACCGGTCGGATTCGCAATAGCGGGTCGGGATCAGATAGGTCAGTACCGAATCCGGCAGACTTTGCACTTCCGTAAACGGTGCGCCGGGGCAGACGTCGATATGCTCGTTAGTATGAATATCGGCGCTGGTGCGCACGGCAAACTCGCCGGGTGGCGCGATCAGGCGTTGACAGAGATTGCCGTAGTAGTCGGTATATTCGAATACCGGCACCGTCGGATTCAATGTATACGACTCGCGGGCTACCCATTGATTGGCGCCGTTGCGCGGTCGCAGCATCAAAATGAACGGAGTCTCGATGCTGACATCGAAGGTTATTTCGCAACTAGTGCGCAGCCACATATGGGGTGTCCTTGTGTTGATTACCGAAAAATTAGCCTTGGGGCACGCGCCGATAGGCGCGTTGCCGGAGCCAGCCGCTTGAGCAACATTGATCGTACGTGCTAAATCTTGGCTTTGCCTGAGCGGAGGGGCCAGAACGGGATCGACAGCACCAGTATACACAGCAACCAAGCCATGAGTTGCTGATTGTAAAACGTGTAACCCAGGGCTATCGGTAAACCTTCGCTAAAGCCCGGATGCGCTTGGATAAAGTCGTAGGCAGCCATAAACTCGTGCGTCTCGCCTATCACCACGGCGACAGTGCCGAAACTTAAAAAATACGCCAATAAGCGGTCGCGGGGCGTTTGTGAATCACCGCCGGACAGGCTGTCGAAGCGCAGCATCTGCCAGTGTAGCCGGTGCTGGGCGAGGTACAGGCAGACCATCAATCCGCAGATGCCAAAGGCCGGAATCGCGAATTGTTCGACCGGGAAACTTAGATAACGGCCGTTGAATGCCAGGCTATAGGTTTTAAAAAGCGCCAGCACCACGAAGAACAGATAGGCGCTTCTCAAACGGTTTGCCAGGGCCGGCAGCGCGGCTTGGTTGGCTAAAAGCGCATAACCGCGTTGCAGCAACAAGCCGCTTAATAGGGTGTTGGCTACTATTAGCAAAATGGTGTAAGCCTGTTGCCAGATGCTATAGCTGGTAAACCACAGAAAGTCGGCCAGCGTCACCAGGCAAACGCTAAACACTTGGGCCAAGGCTAAAAACACCAATAGGCGCGGCAGCGACAATTCGGATAATTTTTTGAAGTAGACTGCAACCAGTAACAGCCACAAGCCAGTTGCCCAGGCAAAATGCAGCAACCAGTCCGGGTTTTCGTAAACCGGGCCGGTCAATGGAAACACGGGCTCGCGGTCGATAGTCAGCAAGCCCCAATTAGCGCCGACTACGCCTTCGTTATGACTTTTCCAGGGCTGGTTAAAGGCTTCGACGATGTTGTAGTCCAAGCCGTGCCGGTTCACGACTTCGATCAGGCTGCGTATGAAGCGGGTTTCGTTAACCACGCTGGGAATGGCTCGGCCGCGTTGGCGGCCGGCGGCGGGCCAGCCGGACTCGCCGATCAGAATCGGTTTGTTCAGGCCCATGCTATGTGCTTTGTCTTCGATCTGCTGGACGATTTTCTCGACATGGCCTGCGGCATCTTCAATAGCCACCGGCTCGTCTTCCCAGTAGGGCAGAATGTGTACGGTGATGAAATCCACTTCGTGCATCAGTTGCGGGTATTTCAGATAAATCGACCAGACATCGGCATACGATACCGGCTGTTTCACCGCCTGTTTGACCTGGCGGATATAGCCGATCAGCGTGTCTACATCCATGTCTTTGCGCAGCAGGACTTCGTTGCCGACCAGCACCCGTTTCACCACATCCGGATTGGCGTTCACCGCTTCGATCAGCGCGGCGATTTCCTTTTTATTGCTGGCATGGCCGTCGCCCAGCCAGCCGCCTTGAATCATCTCCACGCCGTGTTTGCGCGCAAACTCCGGAGTTGGTTGCATGCCGCCGAGTATCGAGTAGGTGCGGATGGTATGGGTTTTATCCGCAATCAAGCCCAGGTCGGCGTCGATATGCTCCGGCAACGGAAATTTTTCTTCTATCGGACTAAAACCTTCCCGATAAGGCGCAAACGACAAGCTGCGCAATTTGCCCGAAGGCACATCGACACCGGCGTCCTGGGGGCGATTCAGGCTCCAGGCGATGGCACCGTGAACGATAACGATGAAAATTAGGCTGAACAGCAGATTGGTGGGGCGCATGACAGGGGATGGTTAAGCTGAGTGAATAAATACGTGGGTTTGCGGGGATTATACAGGCTTGGCGCGCGCTAAAAATCAAAGTCGGCGAGGCGGACGGCGATTCTGGATAAAACTATGTTATCTGCCGGCCATTTCGCGGGTTATTTGCCGCATTCCCGGATTGCAAGCAAGCAAGGTTCAAAGCCAGTCTGCATGTAGGGTGGGGCCTGCCGGCAGCATCCGTCGTTGGTTCAATTATTGCAAACGCTCTGACGC
This region includes:
- a CDS encoding transglutaminase domain-containing protein; its protein translation is MWLRTSCEITFDVSIETPFILMLRPRNGANQWVARESYTLNPTVPVFEYTDYYGNLCQRLIAPPGEFAVRTSADIHTNEHIDVCPGAPFTEVQSLPDSVLTYLIPTRYCESDRFIDLAQEIVADALPGYDQVATLHRWLRDNIRFNPDSPHFQLSAVETNMAGEGVCRELAHLGIALCRALCIPARMVVGYLYGLQPMDFHAWFEAYVGGRWYTFDPTQAEPCGGRVIVAYGHDAADVAIFTQFGPALYPMHMAANVERLPGPPD
- a CDS encoding glycoside hydrolase family 17 protein; translation: MRPTNLLFSLIFIVIVHGAIAWSLNRPQDAGVDVPSGKLRSLSFAPYREGFSPIEEKFPLPEHIDADLGLIADKTHTIRTYSILGGMQPTPEFARKHGVEMIQGGWLGDGHASNKKEIAALIEAVNANPDVVKRVLVGNEVLLRKDMDVDTLIGYIRQVKQAVKQPVSYADVWSIYLKYPQLMHEVDFITVHILPYWEDEPVAIEDAAGHVEKIVQQIEDKAHSMGLNKPILIGESGWPAAGRQRGRAIPSVVNETRFIRSLIEVVNRHGLDYNIVEAFNQPWKSHNEGVVGANWGLLTIDREPVFPLTGPVYENPDWLLHFAWATGLWLLLVAVYFKKLSELSLPRLLVFLALAQVFSVCLVTLADFLWFTSYSIWQQAYTILLIVANTLLSGLLLQRGYALLANQAALPALANRLRSAYLFFVVLALFKTYSLAFNGRYLSFPVEQFAIPAFGICGLMVCLYLAQHRLHWQMLRFDSLSGGDSQTPRDRLLAYFLSFGTVAVVIGETHEFMAAYDFIQAHPGFSEGLPIALGYTFYNQQLMAWLLCILVLSIPFWPLRSGKAKI